A genomic stretch from Halopiger aswanensis includes:
- a CDS encoding sensor histidine kinase has translation MPGVDRDWDSRRSFHVRYADVDGGRERLAAAIEPPYRVTDVAAAEVDTLRGAVDPDVDCLVVTEAFRERSDGRSWTDSLEAVRAARPSLPIVPVVPSFDPERVRSLVRADVADVVCRADGSESSETGATPESDPAARLRARIDDIYDASISDVSGTVLEIARSLMGAAPDEVDIEIEWALGSIGTRLNADRCLVFEYDEQAARLEPTHAWDATQSGTASLESTGSTAVSDTDGTVSADASAVEPIDPSAFPGFEDSLREYDAHAIPPTTDRPEIDVPDGFIGDLAPNEDGEAGDTHPYLERRGLEALLAVPIVIDWELRGVLVVGQDHRRPWPDRLCRQLRMLGELIGHTIERTRRRRELVRKNEHLEQFASVISHDLRNPLNVISGTADLIAETEELHRLEHITAAADRMASMIDDLLLLARDGAKLGAVESVSLESVVRDAWAGVETADATLETHDLPTVEADPGRLQQALENLVRNAIEHNDTSVRILVEGTADGFAFEDDGAGVPPDRREHVFEEGYSGAGGTGLGLSIVETVVSAHGWDISVTDGKQGGARFEIATGEATESVVGSVATSGVDPDSNSNVPF, from the coding sequence GTGCCAGGAGTGGACAGGGATTGGGATAGTCGCCGATCGTTTCACGTACGCTACGCCGACGTCGACGGCGGCCGCGAACGCCTCGCCGCGGCGATCGAGCCGCCGTATCGCGTCACCGACGTCGCCGCCGCCGAGGTCGACACCCTTCGCGGGGCGGTCGATCCCGACGTGGACTGTTTGGTCGTGACCGAGGCGTTCCGCGAGCGGAGCGACGGCCGGTCGTGGACCGACTCGCTCGAGGCCGTCCGCGCCGCGCGGCCGTCGCTGCCGATCGTTCCCGTCGTTCCGTCGTTCGATCCCGAGCGGGTTCGATCGCTGGTGCGGGCCGACGTCGCCGACGTCGTCTGCCGCGCTGATGGGTCCGAGTCGTCGGAGACGGGTGCCACGCCGGAGTCCGATCCAGCGGCGCGCCTTCGGGCCCGGATCGACGACATCTACGACGCCTCGATTTCGGACGTCAGCGGCACCGTCCTCGAGATCGCGCGCTCGCTGATGGGCGCCGCCCCGGACGAAGTCGACATCGAGATCGAGTGGGCACTCGGCTCGATCGGCACTCGGCTCAACGCCGACCGCTGTCTCGTGTTCGAGTACGACGAGCAGGCGGCGCGACTCGAGCCGACTCACGCCTGGGACGCCACACAGTCGGGTACCGCTTCGCTCGAGTCGACGGGCTCGACTGCCGTCTCCGATACGGATGGCACAGTATCTGCGGACGCTTCGGCCGTCGAGCCGATCGACCCGTCCGCGTTCCCCGGCTTCGAGGACTCGCTCCGGGAGTACGACGCTCACGCGATCCCGCCGACGACCGATCGTCCCGAGATCGACGTGCCGGACGGATTCATCGGCGACCTCGCCCCGAACGAGGACGGCGAGGCCGGCGATACCCACCCCTACCTCGAACGACGGGGCCTCGAGGCGCTGCTCGCGGTGCCGATCGTGATCGACTGGGAACTGCGCGGCGTGCTCGTCGTCGGCCAGGATCACCGCCGACCGTGGCCCGACCGGCTGTGCCGACAGCTCCGGATGCTCGGCGAACTGATCGGCCACACGATCGAACGTACGCGCCGCCGGCGCGAACTCGTCCGGAAGAACGAGCACCTCGAGCAGTTTGCGTCCGTCATCAGTCACGATCTCCGGAACCCGCTGAACGTGATTTCGGGGACCGCCGACCTGATCGCGGAAACCGAGGAGTTGCACCGCCTCGAGCACATCACCGCCGCCGCCGATCGCATGGCGTCGATGATCGATGACCTCCTGTTGCTCGCCCGCGACGGGGCGAAACTCGGCGCGGTCGAATCGGTTTCGCTCGAGTCGGTCGTGCGCGATGCGTGGGCCGGCGTCGAGACGGCAGACGCGACGCTCGAGACGCACGATTTGCCGACGGTCGAAGCGGATCCCGGCCGGCTGCAGCAGGCGCTCGAGAATCTCGTTCGCAACGCCATCGAGCACAACGATACCAGCGTCAGAATCCTCGTTGAAGGCACTGCCGACGGGTTCGCGTTCGAAGACGACGGCGCCGGCGTTCCGCCGGACCGCCGCGAGCACGTCTTCGAGGAGGGGTACTCGGGCGCCGGCGGCACCGGTCTCGGCCTGTCGATCGTCGAAACGGTCGTCTCGGCCCACGGCTGGGACATCTCGGTGACCGACGGCAAGCAGGGCGGTGCGCGCTTCGAGATTGCGACGGGTGAGGCGACCGAGTCTGTCGTCGGCTCGGTCGCGACGTCGGGCGTCGATCCGGATTCGAACTCGAACGTCCCGTTCTAG
- a CDS encoding methyl-accepting chemotaxis protein — MIETVIPNRIRRQYSVKIVAILGCVIGVTLLFAVIFGRYAVSGPAAETETRAIAALSGLVVVFVMNLGLLGIVLGGNVSLALRRLGTETERIGDGEFDVDLETDRIDEIGELYGSVERMRDSLEDTLADLETEQERAQQAQREAEERADQLEDEREQLRETRAAVERQNERLVAEAERFSDVMDACADGDLTQRLEPQVDDEAIEAIARSFNEMLDRMSETMADVQDSADAVEEISVELEDSSAEIRTASREVADSVQEIADGAAEQTDDLDAAAAEVSDLSAATEEVASTTGEIADQSEYVTELTEEGREAAAEAAENIDELVENTETVVETADALTRETEQIEEIIALIDDIADQTNLLAVNASIEAATAGADGSGFAVVADEIKALAEETMAAVDDIEETLESIRDRTETTADEIGEVESNITSTATIVDDLELRLETIAGEVEQVDGSIQQIAATADDQADSAQELSAIVDDVAAVSDETATKAQQVAAASEETSATIDSVSTTATDLGDDARDLKQLLDAFTLEGGATNRSVRSAAGVGGD; from the coding sequence ATGATCGAAACCGTCATACCGAATCGAATCCGCCGCCAGTACAGCGTTAAAATCGTCGCAATATTGGGGTGCGTCATCGGCGTCACCCTCCTCTTTGCGGTCATCTTCGGACGGTACGCCGTCTCCGGTCCGGCCGCGGAGACCGAAACTCGTGCGATCGCGGCCCTCTCGGGGCTGGTCGTCGTGTTCGTTATGAACCTCGGCCTGCTCGGAATCGTCCTCGGCGGGAACGTCTCTCTGGCGCTTCGCCGGCTCGGGACCGAAACCGAGCGAATCGGCGACGGCGAGTTCGACGTCGACCTCGAGACCGATCGCATCGACGAGATCGGCGAGCTGTACGGCTCGGTCGAGCGGATGCGCGACTCGCTCGAGGACACCCTCGCCGACCTCGAAACCGAACAGGAGCGCGCACAGCAGGCCCAACGGGAGGCCGAGGAGCGGGCCGACCAACTCGAGGACGAGCGGGAGCAGCTCCGGGAGACCCGCGCGGCGGTCGAGCGCCAGAACGAGCGGCTCGTCGCCGAGGCCGAGCGCTTCTCGGACGTCATGGACGCCTGCGCCGACGGCGACCTTACGCAGCGACTCGAGCCGCAGGTCGACGACGAGGCGATCGAAGCGATCGCGCGTTCGTTCAACGAGATGCTCGATCGGATGAGCGAGACGATGGCGGACGTTCAGGACTCCGCGGACGCCGTCGAGGAGATCTCCGTCGAACTCGAGGACTCGAGCGCGGAGATCCGGACGGCCAGCCGGGAGGTCGCCGATTCCGTTCAGGAGATCGCCGACGGGGCGGCCGAGCAGACCGACGACCTCGACGCGGCGGCCGCGGAAGTCAGCGACCTCTCGGCGGCCACCGAAGAGGTAGCCTCGACGACCGGCGAGATCGCCGACCAGTCCGAGTACGTCACCGAACTGACCGAAGAGGGCCGCGAGGCGGCCGCCGAGGCGGCCGAAAACATCGACGAACTGGTCGAGAACACGGAGACGGTCGTCGAAACCGCCGACGCGCTCACCCGCGAGACCGAACAGATCGAGGAGATCATCGCCCTGATCGACGACATCGCCGACCAGACGAACCTGTTGGCGGTCAACGCCTCGATCGAAGCCGCCACCGCCGGCGCCGACGGCAGCGGCTTCGCGGTCGTCGCCGACGAGATCAAGGCCCTCGCCGAGGAGACGATGGCCGCCGTCGACGACATCGAGGAGACGCTCGAGTCGATCCGCGACCGGACGGAGACGACGGCCGACGAGATCGGCGAGGTCGAGTCGAACATTACGTCGACGGCGACGATCGTCGACGATCTGGAATTGCGCCTCGAGACGATCGCCGGCGAAGTCGAGCAAGTCGACGGCAGCATCCAGCAGATCGCCGCGACCGCGGACGATCAAGCCGATTCCGCACAGGAGCTGTCGGCGATCGTCGACGACGTCGCGGCGGTCTCGGACGAGACCGCGACCAAGGCCCAGCAGGTCGCCGCGGCCTCCGAGGAAACCAGCGCCACGATCGATTCGGTCTCGACGACCGCGACCGACCTCGGCGACGACGCGCGCGACCTGAAGCAACTTCTCGACGCGTTCACGCTCGAGGGTGGAGCGACGAATCGGTCCGTTCGTTCGGCGGCCGGGGTCGGAGGTGACTGA
- a CDS encoding bacteriorhodopsin, protein MVDIATAIGASTLVFVVATLAFLAWTRRLPAACRRYGYAATAAVGVMAIAYVGMTAIEFVIGGNTDLARFLGYTGMWIPIVYVTSAIAGVDRRAALLLLAIVLGRVWITLVGYLLDGIAGQIASLLPFALLIAGVYLLYGPFTRVAASRSGDRSLLFTKLKHLIVLGWIGLVINGLIAADGLGLVDDFVALLTLVYVEAILLLGFAGLVLRNVDALEAAAEEGRLRSSRTDTNLEERRRAETAETAETVETAESVETGD, encoded by the coding sequence GTGGTCGATATCGCAACCGCCATCGGCGCCTCGACGCTCGTTTTCGTCGTCGCGACGCTCGCGTTTCTGGCCTGGACGCGGCGCCTTCCGGCTGCGTGCCGACGCTACGGGTACGCCGCGACGGCAGCCGTCGGCGTGATGGCGATCGCGTACGTCGGTATGACCGCCATCGAATTCGTTATCGGCGGCAATACGGATCTGGCGCGGTTCCTGGGCTACACCGGGATGTGGATCCCGATCGTCTACGTGACCAGCGCGATCGCCGGCGTCGACCGGCGGGCGGCGCTACTCTTGCTCGCGATCGTACTGGGCCGAGTCTGGATCACCCTCGTCGGCTACCTCCTGGACGGAATCGCGGGACAAATCGCGTCCCTGTTACCGTTCGCGCTGCTGATCGCCGGCGTCTACCTCCTGTACGGTCCGTTTACGCGCGTCGCCGCGTCCCGGTCGGGCGACCGGTCGCTGCTGTTCACGAAGCTCAAGCACCTGATCGTCCTCGGCTGGATCGGACTCGTGATCAACGGCCTCATCGCGGCGGACGGGCTCGGGCTCGTCGACGACTTCGTCGCGCTGTTGACGCTCGTCTACGTCGAAGCCATCCTCCTGCTCGGGTTCGCCGGGCTCGTCCTGCGAAACGTCGACGCGCTCGAGGCGGCGGCTGAGGAGGGAAGATTGCGCTCGTCTCGAACCGATACCAACCTCGAGGAGAGGCGCCGCGCCGAAACCGCTGAGACCGCTGAGACTGTCGAGACGGCCGAGAGCGTCGAGACGGGCGACTGA
- a CDS encoding MFS transporter, which produces MLPGKWKNLLLATAMFNLGFVIWFSFAPFTGEIADEFGLSVAQLGVVSSAAVIAVPLGRIVIGPLTDKWGAPVTAGGTMVIVGAFAIISAFAQTYEVFTASRIVASLAGITFVIGIQHVSEWFEEEELGTAEGIFAGIGNAGAGLGAYFTLPRLFGEGYVGPLFDANWRAAFFYTGALAVVVGVLYFVFGDAAKSEHKRQATKASVSLKQWLYIATRYGAVVLSVAYVMTFGLELAMNGWLGTYYREAFGQSDIVIAATFAATFSIAAGLLRPIGGYVSDVVARTETDLLPWFEGRYREQWTFATLVFVTCAMFGMTAAGLTGNIYVAVVAGFFVGLGCAFAEGAIFAQVPAMFPDSSGSVAGVVGGIGSSGGSIYPLIFAAPFLPNLHLGYAVVAATMIPIIALSAWVFQPRVAERATEDGWIVDADASTAGPAPSDD; this is translated from the coding sequence GTGCTCCCCGGGAAGTGGAAGAACCTGCTGCTCGCGACGGCGATGTTCAACCTCGGCTTCGTCATCTGGTTCTCCTTTGCCCCCTTTACGGGCGAGATCGCCGACGAGTTCGGCCTCTCGGTCGCGCAACTCGGCGTCGTCTCGAGCGCGGCCGTCATCGCCGTCCCGCTCGGTCGGATCGTCATCGGGCCGCTGACCGACAAGTGGGGCGCGCCGGTGACCGCGGGCGGGACGATGGTGATCGTGGGGGCGTTCGCGATCATCAGCGCGTTCGCCCAGACCTACGAGGTGTTCACCGCCTCGCGGATCGTCGCGTCGCTGGCGGGAATCACGTTCGTCATCGGTATCCAGCACGTCTCCGAGTGGTTCGAGGAAGAAGAGTTAGGGACGGCCGAGGGGATCTTCGCGGGGATCGGCAACGCCGGCGCGGGCCTGGGCGCGTACTTCACGCTGCCGCGGCTCTTCGGCGAGGGGTACGTCGGCCCGCTGTTCGACGCCAACTGGCGCGCCGCGTTCTTCTACACCGGCGCGCTGGCCGTCGTCGTCGGCGTCCTGTACTTCGTCTTCGGCGACGCCGCCAAGAGCGAGCACAAGCGTCAGGCGACGAAAGCGAGCGTCAGCCTGAAACAGTGGCTGTACATCGCGACCCGCTACGGCGCGGTCGTGCTCTCGGTCGCCTACGTCATGACCTTCGGCCTCGAGTTGGCGATGAACGGCTGGCTGGGCACCTACTACCGCGAGGCGTTCGGCCAGAGCGACATCGTGATCGCGGCGACCTTCGCGGCGACGTTCTCGATCGCGGCGGGCCTGCTGCGGCCGATCGGCGGCTACGTCAGCGACGTCGTCGCGCGCACGGAGACGGACCTCCTCCCGTGGTTCGAGGGCCGCTACCGCGAACAGTGGACGTTCGCGACGCTGGTGTTCGTCACGTGTGCGATGTTCGGAATGACCGCGGCCGGCCTCACTGGAAACATCTACGTCGCCGTCGTCGCCGGCTTCTTCGTCGGGCTGGGCTGTGCCTTCGCCGAGGGCGCGATCTTCGCGCAGGTGCCGGCGATGTTCCCCGACAGTTCGGGCAGCGTCGCCGGCGTCGTCGGCGGCATCGGCTCCTCGGGCGGGTCGATCTACCCGCTGATCTTCGCCGCGCCGTTCCTGCCGAACCTCCACCTCGGCTACGCGGTCGTCGCCGCGACGATGATTCCGATCATCGCGCTGTCCGCGTGGGTCTTCCAGCCCCGCGTCGCCGAGCGGGCGACCGAAGACGGCTGGATCGTCGACGCCGACGCGTCGACCGCCGGTCCCGCGCCGAGCGACGATTAA
- a CDS encoding non-histone chromosomal MC1 family protein — MVREDGKRNFALRDSDGEETSVFSGNTPRQAALKAARRLEPGSSEADADRVELKLREKGTDKVHIYEGWAWEETAPDDKPDWMPDEITEANVSKQGIEHLEE; from the coding sequence ATGGTACGTGAAGACGGCAAACGGAACTTCGCACTGCGCGACTCGGACGGCGAGGAGACGAGCGTCTTCTCGGGGAACACCCCGCGGCAGGCGGCGCTCAAGGCGGCCCGACGGCTCGAGCCCGGCTCGAGCGAGGCCGACGCCGACCGAGTCGAACTGAAACTCCGAGAGAAGGGCACGGACAAGGTCCACATCTACGAGGGCTGGGCCTGGGAGGAGACCGCCCCCGACGACAAGCCCGACTGGATGCCCGACGAGATCACGGAGGCGAACGTCTCGAAACAAGGGATCGAACACCTCGAGGAGTGA
- a CDS encoding M14 family zinc carboxypeptidase gives MAHGPHHSRSDRSAERASDAESDGADRARADAFADSPIDRRTFLSLSAATGAALALPGAATADVSGEPLTDEYAFVVNHTPDDYEAATVVEFANREALEAFADEYAAAPDPDLSRAPKAVTRESPTPAAHAHLTADEVEDVLELDGVELMDFSPGANPWWKLEDPYADGVFPPVEEARNFVSYRETAQGLAHLESTFPDRVRVHTLRESPGWPNRYTGEDPDSQDIYVVDVTNDVRDDESFAEKEKAVFSLSIHGDERAGVEAGCRLIEDLARGDADDFAGLLDEIAIVFVFTNPDGWVSRTPQFEIPWGETQTNFRRGNASRVDESPIDTNRQYPTMGWVDPAFWPAEPEDAPDVRPGYEDEGLGYADVVPDSLAIVEHFRGYENVEYLCDYHGMYTADHMVFNLETNAPFDHAGTHDLDEVNIRIGEGMVDEWGGIDAVSDALATSGEEMYGVPAVPDGDSYDGLFDWGTIYDSLAYQVTGAFLGWAGQPEEFGGLGAVTVAPEIVRANHFSEAEIEWKPYVERHLARAYRISMREYAEMTAADTSATVATGGRDTAYVTSDKLTRSSADLPHTDDHPGNGRGRGRDRATAVRRRHDVVQPGPGDRGRVAAQTTDRSHSLSIHLAGVAGASEGVVRVRNPAGNVVHELDLGERTAPDAPGRPHDFEGWFVDRPEAGQWEVEVEADAEIEADVTILESDDEYPDPEEVLGYEQREYTVNPMQFFADLEPFLEDGKMDGLRVHDVRIGRLLRGNSGKRRYDKLVVSHDDGIDDPQYLEAIEAFVEAGGDLVLTDTGVNLLAELDVGDAAAIEADDVETIDVQFANLDDRDFDHRLLAGIRPRQREMWKGSQLGYTTGVDQPATVVDRDAFESAGGDVAGTTGGEDRVGAGTLEADDAEINVLGSILPPARQTVLHPFGMADYAVSFMGHTLICNALGFEQRRYRNGELVRTYGKIR, from the coding sequence ATGGCACACGGACCTCACCACTCACGATCGGATCGCTCCGCTGAACGCGCTTCCGACGCCGAGTCCGACGGCGCCGACCGCGCTCGGGCCGACGCGTTCGCGGACAGCCCCATCGATCGACGGACGTTCCTCTCGCTATCGGCGGCGACGGGTGCCGCGCTCGCGCTTCCCGGCGCCGCGACCGCCGACGTCTCGGGCGAACCGTTGACCGACGAGTACGCCTTCGTCGTCAACCACACGCCCGACGACTACGAGGCGGCGACCGTCGTCGAGTTCGCGAACCGGGAGGCCCTCGAGGCCTTCGCCGACGAGTACGCGGCGGCGCCCGATCCGGACCTGTCCCGCGCGCCGAAGGCAGTCACGCGGGAATCGCCGACACCGGCCGCACACGCCCACCTCACGGCCGACGAAGTCGAGGACGTCCTCGAGTTGGACGGCGTCGAACTGATGGATTTCTCCCCCGGCGCGAACCCCTGGTGGAAGCTCGAAGATCCCTACGCCGACGGCGTCTTCCCGCCGGTCGAGGAGGCCCGGAACTTCGTCTCGTACCGGGAGACCGCGCAGGGACTCGCGCACCTCGAGTCGACGTTCCCCGATCGCGTTCGGGTGCACACCCTCCGGGAATCGCCGGGCTGGCCCAACCGGTACACCGGCGAGGATCCCGACTCGCAGGACATCTACGTCGTCGACGTTACGAACGACGTCCGGGACGACGAGTCGTTCGCCGAGAAGGAGAAGGCGGTCTTCTCCCTCTCGATCCACGGCGACGAGCGCGCGGGCGTCGAGGCCGGCTGTCGGCTCATCGAGGACCTCGCGCGGGGCGACGCCGACGACTTCGCGGGGCTGCTCGACGAGATCGCGATCGTCTTCGTGTTCACGAACCCCGACGGCTGGGTCTCGCGAACGCCCCAATTCGAGATCCCGTGGGGCGAGACGCAGACGAACTTCCGGCGCGGAAACGCGAGTCGCGTCGACGAGAGCCCGATCGACACGAACCGACAGTATCCGACGATGGGCTGGGTCGACCCGGCGTTCTGGCCCGCCGAACCCGAGGACGCGCCCGACGTTCGCCCGGGCTACGAGGACGAGGGGCTCGGGTACGCGGACGTCGTCCCCGACTCGTTGGCGATCGTCGAGCACTTCCGCGGGTACGAGAACGTCGAGTACCTCTGTGACTACCACGGGATGTACACCGCGGACCACATGGTGTTCAACCTCGAGACGAACGCGCCGTTCGACCACGCTGGCACCCACGATCTGGACGAGGTCAATATCCGGATCGGCGAAGGGATGGTCGACGAGTGGGGCGGGATCGACGCGGTTTCGGACGCCCTCGCCACGTCCGGCGAGGAGATGTACGGCGTTCCGGCCGTCCCGGACGGCGATAGCTACGACGGTCTCTTCGACTGGGGGACGATCTACGACTCGCTCGCCTACCAGGTCACCGGCGCGTTCCTCGGCTGGGCCGGCCAGCCCGAGGAGTTCGGCGGCCTCGGGGCCGTTACGGTCGCACCCGAGATCGTCCGCGCGAATCACTTCTCCGAGGCCGAGATCGAGTGGAAGCCCTACGTCGAACGCCACTTGGCCAGAGCGTACCGCATCTCGATGCGCGAGTACGCCGAGATGACCGCCGCCGACACCAGCGCGACCGTCGCAACCGGCGGCCGGGACACCGCGTACGTCACGTCGGACAAACTCACTCGGTCGTCCGCCGACCTCCCCCACACCGATGACCACCCCGGCAACGGACGGGGACGGGGGCGGGATCGAGCGACGGCGGTTCGCCGCCGACACGACGTCGTCCAACCCGGTCCCGGCGACCGAGGGCGCGTCGCGGCCCAGACCACCGACCGATCTCACTCGCTGTCGATCCACCTCGCCGGCGTCGCAGGTGCGAGCGAGGGTGTCGTCCGCGTTCGGAATCCCGCCGGAAACGTCGTCCACGAGCTCGACCTCGGCGAACGGACGGCTCCCGACGCTCCGGGCCGACCGCACGACTTCGAGGGCTGGTTCGTCGACCGTCCCGAGGCGGGGCAGTGGGAGGTCGAGGTCGAAGCCGACGCCGAAATCGAGGCCGACGTGACGATTCTGGAGAGCGACGACGAGTACCCCGACCCTGAGGAGGTACTCGGCTACGAACAGCGCGAGTACACCGTCAACCCGATGCAGTTCTTCGCCGACCTCGAGCCCTTCCTCGAAGACGGAAAGATGGACGGCCTCCGGGTCCACGACGTCCGCATCGGCCGACTGCTCCGCGGCAACTCCGGGAAGCGCCGCTACGACAAACTCGTCGTCTCCCACGACGACGGCATCGACGACCCGCAGTACCTCGAGGCGATCGAGGCGTTCGTCGAGGCCGGCGGCGACCTCGTGTTGACCGATACGGGCGTGAACCTGTTGGCCGAACTCGACGTCGGCGACGCCGCTGCGATCGAGGCCGACGACGTCGAGACGATCGACGTCCAGTTCGCGAACCTCGACGACAGGGACTTCGATCACCGGCTACTCGCGGGTATCAGGCCCAGACAGCGGGAGATGTGGAAAGGGTCGCAGCTCGGCTACACGACGGGCGTCGACCAGCCGGCGACGGTCGTCGACCGCGACGCGTTCGAGAGCGCCGGCGGCGACGTCGCCGGAACCACCGGCGGTGAGGACCGCGTCGGCGCCGGGACGCTCGAGGCGGACGACGCCGAGATCAACGTCCTCGGCTCGATCCTGCCGCCGGCTCGCCAGACCGTCCTCCACCCGTTCGGGATGGCGGACTACGCGGTTTCGTTTATGGGTCACACGCTCATCTGTAACGCGCTGGGCTTCGAACAGCGACGGTACAGGAACGGCGAACTAGTGCGGACGTACGGCAAAATACGGTAG
- the pheT gene encoding phenylalanine--tRNA ligase subunit beta codes for MPTVDIDPDELRDLTGREEKGDEELKEDLFGLGLEFEGRTEDGAFELEFAPDRLDRLSVEGVARSLRYQYGDARGVHVPSTNNADWTIEVDESVPDERPYVTGAVIRDVDLDEESLESLIQLQEKLHATMGRKRAKGAIGIHDLTMLKGSPATEGNPTIEYVGLEPDEDTFVPLDSDQEMTPAEVLEEHQTGQTYADLVSEYERYPAIYDDLGLFSFPPVINGRRTEVSTDSRDLFVEMTGTDQWTIDKMLNIVCYALAGRGATLEEVNVEYPDHEIVRPDLSTKTKTVAHDRIETILGIDLDPEEVIDLAERSGLEAEREESEDGDLVYEVTVPPYRVDVLHPLDVIDDLGRAYGFNDLEPRYPDVGTVGGRHERSRLERSVREQLVGLGFEDLLNFHMINEAENYERLDIEPGTDVYGAGEPATIKEPYSEDFTMLRTWVTPSLLMVLERNTHRAYPQDLAEIGFTAEVDESENTGVAERRRVGAVLASHEAGYEDAKARLQALCRRFDVDLETPPTEHPTFISGRTASVVIDGEEVGVIGEVHPKVLVEHDLEVPIAGFEFDLAALR; via the coding sequence ATGCCCACGGTCGACATCGACCCCGACGAACTGCGGGACCTGACCGGTCGCGAGGAGAAAGGCGACGAAGAACTCAAGGAGGACCTGTTCGGGCTCGGCCTCGAGTTCGAGGGCCGCACGGAGGACGGCGCGTTCGAACTCGAGTTCGCGCCCGACCGGCTCGACCGGCTCTCCGTCGAGGGCGTCGCGCGCTCGCTGCGCTACCAGTACGGCGACGCCCGCGGGGTGCACGTCCCCTCGACAAATAACGCCGACTGGACCATCGAGGTCGACGAGTCGGTGCCGGACGAGCGTCCCTACGTCACGGGCGCGGTGATCCGCGACGTGGATCTCGACGAGGAGAGCCTCGAGTCGCTCATCCAACTGCAGGAAAAGCTTCACGCGACGATGGGCCGCAAGCGCGCGAAGGGCGCGATCGGGATCCACGACCTGACGATGCTCAAGGGCAGCCCCGCCACCGAGGGCAACCCGACGATCGAGTACGTCGGCTTAGAGCCCGACGAAGATACGTTCGTCCCGCTGGACTCGGATCAGGAAATGACGCCGGCCGAGGTGCTCGAGGAGCACCAGACCGGCCAGACCTACGCCGATCTGGTCAGCGAGTACGAGCGCTACCCGGCGATCTACGACGATCTCGGGCTGTTCTCGTTCCCGCCGGTCATCAACGGTCGGCGCACCGAGGTCTCGACGGACTCGCGGGACCTGTTCGTCGAGATGACCGGTACCGACCAGTGGACGATCGACAAGATGCTCAACATCGTCTGCTACGCGCTGGCCGGCCGCGGCGCCACGCTCGAGGAGGTCAACGTCGAGTACCCGGACCACGAAATCGTCCGCCCGGATCTCTCGACGAAGACGAAGACGGTCGCTCACGACCGCATCGAGACCATCCTCGGCATCGACCTCGATCCCGAAGAAGTGATCGACCTCGCGGAGCGGTCGGGCCTCGAGGCCGAAAGGGAAGAAAGCGAAGACGGCGACCTCGTCTACGAGGTCACCGTACCGCCCTACCGCGTCGACGTGCTCCACCCGCTGGACGTCATCGACGACCTCGGGCGCGCGTACGGCTTCAACGACCTCGAGCCCCGCTACCCCGACGTCGGCACCGTCGGCGGCCGCCACGAGCGCTCGCGGCTCGAGCGCTCGGTCCGCGAGCAGCTCGTCGGGCTGGGCTTCGAGGACCTGCTGAACTTCCACATGATCAACGAGGCGGAGAACTACGAGCGCCTCGATATCGAGCCGGGAACGGACGTCTACGGCGCCGGCGAGCCCGCGACGATCAAGGAGCCCTACAGCGAGGACTTCACGATGCTGCGGACGTGGGTCACGCCGTCGCTGCTGATGGTCCTCGAGCGAAACACCCACCGTGCGTACCCGCAGGACCTCGCGGAGATCGGCTTCACCGCCGAGGTCGACGAGAGCGAGAACACCGGCGTCGCCGAGCGCCGGCGCGTCGGCGCCGTCCTCGCGAGCCACGAAGCCGGCTACGAGGACGCCAAGGCGCGCCTGCAGGCGCTCTGTCGCCGCTTCGACGTCGACCTCGAGACGCCGCCCACGGAGCACCCCACCTTCATTTCGGGTCGAACGGCCAGCGTCGTCATCGACGGCGAGGAAGTCGGCGTGATCGGCGAGGTGCATCCCAAGGTGCTCGTCGAGCACGACCTCGAGGTCCCCATCGCCGGCTTCGAGTTCGATCTCGCGGCGCTGCGGTAA